In Verrucomicrobiia bacterium, the following proteins share a genomic window:
- a CDS encoding DUF2062 domain-containing protein: protein MKKFDFNLHRWLHEHSLKLLAIRDTPQAIAGGVAIGVFFGFTPLLGLKTLSAIFFAWITGSNILAAVIAGTLHDVIFPFMPLIYRWEYTIGYWILSHPHELPPPITHFQWRGLSWWRWTTFFSVGKPLLVGGSVCAAPFALISFLLTRQIVARHQRKKATQTPPPDHPPNPS from the coding sequence TTGAAGAAATTCGATTTTAACCTGCACCGCTGGCTGCACGAGCATTCGTTGAAGTTGCTGGCGATTCGCGACACACCCCAAGCCATAGCCGGCGGTGTGGCTATTGGCGTCTTCTTCGGATTTACCCCTTTGCTGGGATTGAAAACGCTCTCGGCCATCTTTTTTGCCTGGATAACCGGCAGCAACATCCTGGCTGCTGTAATAGCAGGGACATTGCATGATGTTATTTTCCCCTTCATGCCTCTGATTTACCGTTGGGAATACACGATTGGTTATTGGATTCTAAGCCACCCCCATGAATTGCCTCCGCCCATCACTCATTTTCAATGGAGAGGGCTTTCCTGGTGGCGCTGGACCACTTTCTTTTCCGTGGGCAAACCCTTGCTGGTGGGCGGCAGCGTCTGCGCTGCGCCTTTTGCCCTCATCTCGTTTCTGCTCACACGCCAAATCGTTGCGCGGCACCAGCGAAAAAAGGCAACCCAAACCCCACCGCCGGACCATCCGCCCAATCCGAGTTAA
- a CDS encoding porin family protein: MKTTLGYITALALGFGMAWAQDTGFYVKGDLGGNITQDINLKEFFGPVAPGSKIALDPGFRAGLAGGYQVTEWFAGEVEAGVMENRIHSITDATRIHDANFANIPFLLNARLQWPTPCPFTPYIGAGVGFSESIFDVGNITINGIDMHGSSADAVFAYQAFAGIRYRLNDRMGLNLEYRYFVAASPSWQADFTFNTVSDTVRFGEARTHAISLAFDFRF; the protein is encoded by the coding sequence ATGAAAACAACTCTTGGATACATCACAGCCCTGGCGCTGGGTTTCGGCATGGCTTGGGCGCAAGACACCGGCTTCTACGTCAAAGGGGATTTGGGGGGCAATATCACGCAAGATATCAACCTCAAAGAGTTCTTCGGCCCGGTCGCTCCCGGGAGCAAGATTGCGTTGGACCCTGGATTCCGCGCGGGACTGGCGGGGGGCTACCAGGTGACAGAATGGTTTGCCGGTGAAGTCGAGGCGGGCGTCATGGAGAACCGTATCCATTCGATTACCGATGCGACTCGCATCCACGATGCTAATTTTGCCAATATTCCTTTTCTGTTGAACGCCAGACTGCAGTGGCCGACCCCCTGCCCATTCACTCCATACATTGGCGCGGGCGTGGGTTTCTCGGAATCCATTTTTGATGTCGGCAACATCACCATCAATGGAATTGACATGCACGGCAGCAGCGCGGATGCCGTGTTTGCTTATCAGGCCTTCGCCGGGATTCGCTATCGATTGAACGACCGGATGGGCTTAAACCTCGAGTACCGTTATTTTGTGGCCGCCAGCCCCAGTTGGCAGGCCGATTTCACATTTAATACCGTGAGCGACACTGTCCGTTTTGGCGAGGCGCGCACCCACGCGATCAGCCTGGCATTTGATTTCCGTTTCTAG
- a CDS encoding SGNH/GDSL hydrolase family protein, protein MRLKITLVLALVVSCSTPVWSFEANLADPALAKFQLLKAPQPAGLLLRHGDRLAICGDSITEQKMYSRLMEDYLTVCVPELEIRVRQYGWSGERADGFLARMTNDCLRFKPTIATTCYGMNDHEYRSYEERIGRAYRKYSTGIVEAFKANGVRVVEGSAGCVGKVPFWVKSATGTVDDLNLNLCNLRNIGIEIARQERVGFADVFWPMVTAGAEAQQEYGANYAICGKDGVHPGWAGHTIMAYAFLKALGLNGDLGTFTVDLKRNRMKTSRGHQLRSAKDGIFEIRSSRYPFCPCELSSEAVAGYPACGNDDVSKDSSIRSGMTLVPFNKELNRLMLRFKNAPGSSYKVIWGGESNTFSAEQLARGVNLAEEFPNNPFSEAFAKVDAAVAAKQAFETREIKELFRSPEAKKDMEGVASRAEQERQPLEAAIHTAFVPVTHTIQIVAQ, encoded by the coding sequence ATGCGTTTGAAAATCACTCTCGTCTTGGCTCTTGTCGTTTCCTGTTCCACCCCGGTTTGGTCTTTTGAAGCCAACCTTGCGGACCCGGCGCTGGCAAAGTTCCAGCTTCTTAAAGCGCCGCAACCTGCGGGCCTGCTTTTGCGCCATGGCGATCGGCTCGCGATTTGCGGCGACTCGATTACCGAGCAAAAGATGTACTCGCGGCTAATGGAAGATTACCTGACGGTCTGCGTGCCGGAACTCGAAATCAGGGTGAGGCAATATGGCTGGAGCGGGGAGCGGGCAGACGGTTTTCTGGCCCGTATGACCAATGATTGCCTGCGTTTCAAACCGACCATCGCTACGACGTGCTACGGCATGAACGACCACGAGTACCGCTCTTACGAAGAGCGTATTGGGCGGGCTTACCGCAAGTACTCCACGGGTATCGTGGAGGCCTTTAAGGCGAACGGAGTGCGAGTGGTCGAGGGCTCGGCGGGCTGCGTGGGCAAGGTGCCGTTCTGGGTCAAGAGCGCAACGGGCACGGTGGATGACCTGAATCTCAATCTTTGCAATCTGCGCAATATCGGCATTGAAATTGCCCGCCAGGAGCGCGTCGGTTTTGCGGATGTATTCTGGCCCATGGTCACCGCCGGCGCCGAGGCGCAGCAGGAGTACGGCGCCAATTATGCCATTTGTGGAAAGGATGGCGTTCACCCGGGCTGGGCCGGCCACACGATCATGGCTTATGCCTTTCTGAAAGCCCTTGGCCTCAATGGCGACCTGGGCACCTTCACCGTCGATTTAAAGCGAAACCGCATGAAAACTTCTCGAGGCCATCAACTGCGTTCTGCAAAGGACGGCATATTCGAAATCCGCAGCTCGCGCTATCCGTTTTGTCCTTGCGAGTTGAGCAGCGAGGCCGTTGCCGGCTATCCGGCATGTGGCAATGATGACGTCTCGAAGGACAGCAGCATTCGCTCGGGTATGACGCTGGTCCCTTTCAACAAGGAACTCAACCGGTTGATGCTTCGGTTTAAAAATGCTCCTGGCTCGAGTTACAAGGTGATTTGGGGCGGTGAAAGCAACACTTTTTCCGCTGAACAACTGGCTCGCGGCGTTAATCTTGCCGAGGAATTCCCCAACAATCCGTTCAGCGAAGCCTTCGCGAAAGTGGATGCCGCCGTTGCCGCCAAGCAGGCCTTTGAGACCCGGGAGATCAAGGAGCTGTTCCGCAGCCCGGAAGCCAAAAAGGATATGGAGGGAGTAGCCAGCCGGGCGGAACAGGAGCGCCAACCGCTCGAAGCCGCCATCCACACGGCATTCGTCCCGGTCACCCACACAATTCAGATCGTTGCGCAATAA
- the hisA gene encoding phosphoribosylformimino-5-aminoimidazole carboxamide ribotide isomerase: MFRPCIDLHEGKVKQIVGGTLAGDPGKLQTHFVSERPASWYAELYKRDDLRGGHVIMLGPGNEAQARSALGAFPGGLQAGGGVSADNARDWLNAGASHVIVTSWIFREGLLDWERLRKLRQEIGKERLVLDLSCRKRGHEYVVVTESWQKFTDVTLSPAIFDRLAPWCAEFLIHAVDVEGLCRGVDLELVGHLAEWTTNPVTYAGGANSLRDLEQVTRTGQGRIDLTIGAALDIFGGTGVRYAEAVGFNRRWQAAHQAAAPE; this comes from the coding sequence ATGTTTCGTCCGTGCATCGATCTGCATGAGGGCAAAGTGAAACAAATCGTGGGTGGGACGCTTGCAGGCGATCCGGGAAAACTACAAACCCATTTCGTTTCCGAACGCCCGGCATCCTGGTACGCTGAGCTGTACAAACGTGACGACCTGCGTGGCGGCCACGTCATCATGCTCGGCCCTGGAAATGAAGCGCAGGCGCGCTCGGCCTTGGGCGCGTTCCCTGGCGGGTTACAAGCGGGGGGAGGGGTTTCTGCTGATAATGCGCGCGATTGGCTCAATGCGGGGGCGTCGCACGTGATTGTGACCTCCTGGATTTTCCGGGAAGGACTTCTGGATTGGGAGCGGCTGCGCAAATTGCGGCAGGAAATTGGGAAGGAGCGGTTGGTATTGGACCTGAGCTGCCGCAAGCGAGGTCATGAGTACGTGGTCGTGACCGAGAGTTGGCAGAAATTCACTGATGTGACACTCAGCCCCGCGATATTCGATCGCCTGGCGCCCTGGTGCGCCGAGTTTCTCATCCATGCCGTCGATGTCGAAGGTCTCTGCCGGGGAGTCGATTTGGAATTGGTGGGGCATCTGGCAGAGTGGACTACCAACCCGGTCACTTACGCTGGAGGCGCAAACTCATTGCGCGACCTCGAACAGGTCACGCGGACAGGGCAGGGTCGCATCGATTTGACCATCGGCGCGGCGTTAGACATCTTCGGCGGCACAGGCGTGCGGTATGCCGAGGCCGTCGGGTTCAACCGGCGTTGGCAGGCGGCTCATCAGGCCGCAGCACCCGAATAA